In Hydra vulgaris chromosome 06, alternate assembly HydraT2T_AEP, a genomic segment contains:
- the LOC136081768 gene encoding uncharacterized protein LOC136081768, with product MTKSVDNLAAEQAKTRSLLKSLFKEKNIGHTATTCGSIEPVGSIEPIIHEGVNLCSIVENEPPKYGINLASKLISLENLKMYIINPKRNYTGENA from the exons atgacAAAATCGGTTGATAATCTTGCGGCAGAGCAAGCAAAAACAAGATCTTTACTCAAAAGC ttgtttaagGAAAAGAACATTGGGCATACTGCAACAACTTGTGGAAGCATAGAACCAGTTGGAAGCATAGAACCAATT atACATGAGGGAGTTAATCTATGCTCCATTGTTGAGAATGAGCCACCCAAATATGGCATAAATTTGGCatcaaaattaattagtttGGAAAACTTGAAGATGTATATAATTAATCCAAAAAGAAACTATACTGGGGAAAATGCATAA